From the Planctomycetota bacterium genome, one window contains:
- a CDS encoding cupin domain-containing protein: MATAQNETAAAPTAARGYELVDFDQIAPVPCPCGSARRAFADLPDYPATIHRTDISVDARVHYHKRLTEVYYFLECEPDAAMQLDDEQIPVRPGMCILIRPGTRHRAVGRMRVMIVALPKFDPHDEWFD; encoded by the coding sequence ATGGCTACTGCCCAGAACGAAACCGCTGCTGCTCCCACCGCCGCTCGCGGCTACGAGTTGGTTGATTTCGACCAGATTGCTCCGGTCCCCTGCCCTTGTGGCAGCGCGCGGCGGGCGTTCGCCGATCTGCCCGATTACCCGGCCACGATTCACCGCACCGACATCTCGGTCGACGCCCGGGTTCACTACCACAAGCGGCTAACCGAGGTCTATTACTTCCTCGAGTGCGAGCCCGACGCCGCCATGCAACTCGACGACGAGCAGATTCCAGTTCGCCCCGGCATGTGCATTCTGATCCGCCCGGGCACACGCCACCGGGCCGTGGGGCGGATGCGTGTAATGATCGTCGCCCTGCCCAAGTTCGACCCCCACGATGAATGGTTCGACTAG
- a CDS encoding PQQ-like beta-propeller repeat protein: MAFSSFHAWALAAGLSWLVGLFTFAVPATLSAAEAKASAPAGPASSADPLDWPMWRGPEQNGISRETGLTTDWDLDGKNILWQSHDLATRSTPIVMRGKLYVLTRSEPETPREGERVVCVDAATGKQLWENKWNIYLSDVPKERVAWSSVVGDPTTGRVFSQGVNGFIQCLDGETGKTIWSRSLNEEFGLLSTYGGRTNVPVVFDNLVIFNAVMTNWGDLALPAHRFLAFNKDTGETVWFSSTKPRPEDTTYSTPVLTAFNGRAAMVFGSGDGNVWALQPRTGKPLWNYKITLRGINIMPLVDDGIVYIGQSEENPDANTQGQILAIRGDFANDGSDITGKGALWSKKEIMIGRSSMLKVDDRLYGADDSGNVYTFNAKTGEQIGKRVKLAGSMMRASLLYADGKIFASTVNVWHVLKPSAKGVEIVRSLTQRFPIKSNGEAEEVNGSPIVSHGRLYIPTNERMICVGAAAGKSSSAPMRPQPTEAALTDRTPAQALLTPVESLIGPSQQVKYQVQLFNAEGQSLGAAPQATYTLAGPGNIDAEGRYTADSTPQHSGVIVTAKAGELTATARTRVIPPLPWKFEFSGKDVPVTWIGMRYRHQIRELEGRRVMVKITTIPKGAKSYGWFGPSDLRDYTIQADVRGALKFGKPGDAPTPGDAPAAATGAANSNAVGKMPDIGLINQRYTMDLMGIRQQLQIRSWSSELDRFSKTVPFAWQPNTWYTIKFRAEPQGSKAMLKGKVWPRGMPEPQAWSIEAVDEAGNERGSPGMYGNANDAEIYIDNVSVYPN; encoded by the coding sequence ATGGCATTCTCTTCGTTTCACGCCTGGGCCTTGGCCGCAGGTTTGTCGTGGCTGGTCGGGCTGTTCACCTTTGCCGTTCCGGCAACCCTGTCGGCGGCCGAAGCCAAAGCCAGCGCGCCGGCCGGCCCGGCTTCGTCGGCCGACCCGCTGGATTGGCCCATGTGGCGCGGGCCCGAGCAGAACGGCATCTCGCGCGAAACCGGTCTGACGACCGATTGGGATCTGGACGGCAAGAACATCCTGTGGCAAAGCCACGATCTGGCCACCCGCAGCACGCCGATCGTCATGCGTGGCAAGCTGTACGTCCTGACTCGCAGCGAGCCGGAAACGCCTCGCGAAGGGGAGCGCGTCGTCTGTGTCGACGCCGCTACCGGCAAGCAGCTTTGGGAAAACAAATGGAACATCTATCTGAGCGACGTGCCGAAAGAGCGCGTGGCTTGGAGCAGCGTGGTCGGCGATCCGACAACCGGCCGCGTCTTTTCACAGGGCGTCAATGGCTTCATCCAATGCCTCGACGGCGAAACCGGCAAGACCATCTGGTCGCGGTCGTTGAACGAAGAGTTCGGCTTGCTCAGCACCTATGGCGGACGGACCAATGTGCCGGTGGTGTTTGACAACCTGGTGATCTTCAACGCGGTGATGACCAATTGGGGCGATTTGGCGCTGCCAGCCCACCGCTTCCTGGCGTTCAATAAAGACACCGGCGAAACCGTCTGGTTCTCCAGCACCAAACCCCGGCCGGAAGATACCACCTACAGCACGCCGGTCCTGACGGCCTTCAACGGCCGGGCCGCGATGGTCTTTGGCTCGGGGGACGGCAACGTCTGGGCCCTTCAGCCGCGAACCGGCAAGCCGCTGTGGAACTACAAGATTACCCTGCGTGGCATCAACATCATGCCCTTGGTTGACGATGGCATCGTCTACATCGGGCAAAGTGAAGAAAACCCCGACGCCAACACCCAGGGCCAGATTCTGGCCATCCGCGGCGATTTCGCCAACGACGGCAGCGACATCACCGGGAAAGGCGCGCTGTGGTCCAAGAAAGAAATCATGATCGGCCGCAGCTCGATGCTCAAAGTCGACGACCGGCTGTACGGCGCCGACGACTCGGGCAACGTCTACACGTTCAACGCCAAGACGGGCGAGCAGATCGGCAAGCGCGTGAAGTTGGCCGGCTCGATGATGCGGGCCAGCTTGCTGTACGCCGACGGCAAAATCTTCGCCTCGACCGTCAATGTCTGGCATGTGCTCAAGCCATCGGCCAAGGGCGTCGAAATCGTCCGCAGCCTGACGCAGCGGTTCCCCATCAAATCCAATGGCGAAGCCGAGGAAGTGAATGGCTCGCCGATCGTTTCGCACGGCCGGCTGTACATTCCGACCAACGAGCGGATGATCTGCGTCGGCGCGGCCGCTGGCAAGAGCTCGTCGGCGCCGATGCGGCCCCAACCGACCGAAGCCGCGCTGACCGACCGGACACCGGCCCAGGCGTTGTTGACGCCGGTCGAGTCGCTGATCGGGCCAAGCCAGCAAGTGAAGTATCAGGTGCAACTGTTCAATGCCGAGGGCCAGTCGCTCGGCGCCGCGCCGCAGGCCACGTACACCCTGGCCGGTCCCGGCAACATCGACGCCGAAGGACGCTACACCGCCGACAGCACCCCGCAACACAGCGGCGTGATCGTCACGGCCAAGGCTGGCGAGTTGACCGCCACGGCACGCACGCGCGTGATTCCGCCGTTGCCCTGGAAGTTTGAATTCTCGGGCAAGGACGTACCGGTCACCTGGATTGGCATGCGCTACCGTCACCAGATTCGCGAACTCGAAGGCCGCCGCGTGATGGTCAAGATCACGACCATTCCCAAGGGGGCCAAGAGTTACGGCTGGTTCGGCCCCAGCGACCTGCGCGACTACACCATCCAGGCCGACGTGCGCGGCGCGCTGAAGTTCGGCAAGCCAGGTGATGCGCCGACACCAGGCGACGCACCAGCGGCCGCGACCGGCGCGGCCAACAGTAACGCCGTCGGCAAGATGCCCGACATCGGGTTGATCAACCAGCGCTACACAATGGACCTGATGGGCATTCGCCAGCAGTTGCAGATTCGCAGTTGGTCTTCGGAACTCGATCGATTCTCGAAAACCGTGCCCTTCGCGTGGCAGCCCAATACCTGGTACACGATCAAGTTCCGCGCCGAGCCTCAAGGCTCGAAAGCAATGCTCAAAGGCAAGGTCTGGCCGCGCGGCATGCCGGAACCCCAGGCCTGGAGCATCGAGGCGGTCGACGAGGCCGGCAACGAGCGCGGCAGCCCGGGCATGTATGGCAACGCGAATGACGCCGAAATCTACATCGACAATGTGAGCGTTTACCCGAACTAG
- a CDS encoding PQQ-binding-like beta-propeller repeat protein, with translation MSRNRWLVLSLVAASTLAIGYFTWAGNVSWAGEKTPVKQVALKSDGKALYGPHDWPMWGGTALRNNTPEAKNIPTEFTPGDIDEKTSHWTPGSGENVVWVSNLGSQSYGNPVVANGQVYVGTNNGYGYIKRYPATVDLGCLIAFSEKDGKFLWQHSSEKLPTGRVHDWPLQGICSTPMVEGDRLWFVTSRGEVMCLDTEGFYDDENDGPYKDEKYTDKTEADVIWVSDMMRDLGISQHNMCSCSPVALGEYLFICTGNGVDESHVNLPAPKAPSFICLDKNTGKVLWTDDSPGDNIMHGQWASACVAELGGVPQAVFAGGDGWLYSFEANGGKDGKPTLLWKFDANPKESKYILGGRGTRNELIGTPLVYEGHVYIAVGQDPEHGEGIGHLWCIDPTKRGDISGELAFKLPDTEHPIAPRRLQAVDKAEGEVSRPNSNSGVVWHYSEQDQNGDGKVAFEETMHRTIATAVIKDGLLYIPDFSGLVHCVDAKTGKAYWTHDLFAATWGSALVADDKVFVGDEEGKLTVFKHGKELEILAEIDMGNAVYSTPVVANNMLFVANKSHVFAVKAPE, from the coding sequence ATGTCACGCAATCGTTGGTTGGTTTTGTCCCTGGTTGCCGCGTCGACGTTGGCGATTGGCTATTTCACCTGGGCTGGCAATGTTTCCTGGGCCGGTGAAAAGACTCCCGTCAAGCAAGTCGCGCTGAAGAGCGACGGCAAGGCCCTGTACGGCCCGCACGACTGGCCGATGTGGGGTGGCACCGCCTTGCGCAACAACACGCCCGAAGCCAAGAACATTCCCACCGAGTTCACTCCTGGCGACATCGACGAGAAAACCAGCCACTGGACGCCCGGCTCGGGCGAGAACGTCGTCTGGGTCTCGAACCTGGGCTCGCAAAGCTACGGCAACCCGGTGGTCGCCAACGGCCAGGTCTATGTCGGCACCAACAACGGCTATGGCTACATCAAGCGCTATCCGGCCACAGTCGACTTGGGTTGTCTGATCGCGTTCTCGGAAAAGGACGGCAAGTTCCTCTGGCAACACTCGAGCGAGAAGCTGCCCACCGGGCGCGTGCATGACTGGCCGCTGCAGGGCATCTGCTCGACGCCGATGGTCGAGGGGGATCGCCTGTGGTTCGTCACTAGCCGCGGCGAGGTGATGTGCCTTGACACCGAAGGTTTCTACGACGACGAGAACGACGGCCCGTACAAGGATGAAAAGTACACCGACAAGACCGAGGCCGACGTGATCTGGGTCAGCGACATGATGCGCGACCTGGGCATTTCGCAGCACAACATGTGCAGTTGCTCGCCCGTGGCGCTGGGCGAATACCTGTTCATCTGCACCGGCAACGGCGTCGATGAATCGCACGTCAACCTGCCCGCCCCCAAGGCGCCGAGCTTCATCTGCCTGGACAAAAACACGGGCAAGGTGCTGTGGACCGACGATTCGCCCGGTGACAACATCATGCACGGCCAATGGGCCAGCGCCTGCGTGGCCGAGTTGGGTGGCGTGCCCCAAGCGGTCTTCGCCGGTGGTGACGGCTGGCTGTACAGCTTTGAAGCCAATGGCGGCAAGGACGGCAAGCCGACGTTGCTGTGGAAGTTCGACGCCAACCCCAAGGAATCGAAGTACATCCTCGGCGGCCGCGGCACGCGCAACGAGCTGATTGGCACGCCGCTGGTCTACGAAGGCCACGTTTACATCGCGGTCGGCCAGGATCCCGAGCACGGCGAGGGAATTGGCCACCTCTGGTGCATCGACCCGACCAAGCGTGGCGACATCAGCGGCGAGTTGGCCTTCAAACTGCCCGACACCGAGCACCCCATCGCGCCACGCCGGCTGCAAGCCGTCGACAAGGCCGAAGGCGAAGTCAGCCGGCCGAACTCGAACTCGGGCGTGGTCTGGCACTACAGCGAACAAGATCAGAACGGCGACGGCAAGGTGGCGTTCGAGGAGACGATGCACCGCACCATCGCCACCGCCGTCATCAAGGATGGCCTGCTTTACATTCCCGACTTCAGCGGCCTGGTCCACTGTGTCGACGCCAAGACCGGCAAGGCCTACTGGACGCACGATCTGTTTGCCGCCACGTGGGGCTCGGCCCTGGTGGCCGACGACAAGGTTTTTGTCGGCGACGAAGAAGGAAAGCTCACCGTGTTCAAGCACGGCAAGGAGCTAGAGATTCTGGCCGAAATCGACATGGGGAACGCCGTGTACAGCACCCCGGTCGTGGCCAACAACATGTTGTTCGTGGCCAACAAGTCCCACGTCTTCGCCGTAAAGGCGCCGGAGTAA